A window of Rufibacter sp. LB8 contains these coding sequences:
- the gltB gene encoding glutamate synthase large subunit has translation MKRVPKKNQGLYTPELEHDSCGVGCVVNLDGQKNHATVKDALTMLKNMEHRGATGSDPETGDGAGILVQLPHEFFRKELAEFAITLPPLGSYGVGMVFFPQVYEVREKARKVLNACLRNLGLSLIGYRLVPVNGQVPGHGAKAVEPYIEQVFVQPIDPSIKGDDLERKLFVLRNLISNETKKNVRGENGLFYIASFSSRTIIYKGQLKTDQLEKYYHDLRHPEFKSAIAVVHSRFSTNTFPNWRLAQPFRFIAHNGEINTIRGNVNKMKSKEALMSSPLFTAEEMKWLIPITNPEDSDSANLDALVELLTLSGRPLPHVMMMLVPEAWQDNPHMDTYRKAFYKFHASLMEPWDGPAALFFTDGTQIGATLDRNGLRPVRYCVTKQGRLIMASEAGALSVDPKDVIKRGRLQPGKMLLADISQNRIFEDEEIKELVCNDKPYYDWIQKNRIKLRLRPEPKVLLQPCSPEDLRQRQKAFGYTREDLKMLVEPMTATGYEPVGSMGSDTPLAVLSRQSQHVANYFKQFFAQVSNPPIDSIRERLVMSLFTRVGESQNILAETEAHTRQIHISQPVLDPVEFQKLVFLKEEGFEHELIDATFSIRETGNLQLEIDRICAEAERAVRAGKKILIISNRKIEVQRAAIPSLLAVGAVHHHLIEKRLRTKAGLVVEAGDAWETHHFATIIGYGASAVYPFLIYDTIKSLHDQHKLDNAQPYTAYFDNFIKAVDNGLLKILSKMGISTLQSYQSSQIFEILGLGQEVIEKCFKGTVNRLEGLNFEDLERETLTKHQSAYPDLENLLESGGFYQWRRDGEEHMLSPKVIHLLQKSTRLNDFLLYKEYSKAIREHHQSTITLRNLFEFRKRQSVPLDEVEPVSAILKRFATGAMSFGSISYEAHSTLAVAMNRIGGKSNSGEGGEDEARYIKRPNGDSERSRVKQVASGRFGVTSHYLANADEIQIKIAQGAKPGEGGQLPGHKVDHWIARVRCSTPGVGLISPPPHHDIYSIEDLKQLIFDVKNANPKARINVKLVAEAGVGTIASGVAKAKADAIMISGADGGTGASPLSSIRHTGLPWEIGLAEAHQTLIKNNLRSRVTLQTDGKILTGYDLAVATLLGAEEYGVATAALIVEGCVMMRKCHLNTCPVGIATQNPELRALFTGDPDHVVNLFTFLAMELRQIMASLGFRTINEMVGQSQILKIRTDLNHWKLKNLDLSPILHQEYVPRNVGTYKQIEQDHEIAKVLDKKLIRDLKKGNTDVEYRIINVDRSVGTMLSYEISRTFGKHGLPEDSFKTTFYGSAGQSFGAFLAPGLSFRLRGEANDYLGKGLSGGKLIIQPFQKTQYLAHEHIIIGNVALYGATSGKVYINGLAGERFCVRNSGAEAVVEGIGDHGCEYMTGGKVLVLGEIGKNFAAGMSGGMAYLYAPDPAHVDQCNLDMVGLETPDAGDFVWIEQKLQEHVAYTGSVLAQEFLANWDTHRAHFVKVMPHDLKKALQEIELETEKALV, from the coding sequence ATGAAAAGGGTACCCAAAAAGAATCAAGGGCTGTACACGCCTGAGTTAGAGCACGACTCCTGCGGCGTTGGCTGCGTGGTCAATCTTGACGGACAGAAAAACCACGCCACCGTAAAAGACGCCCTCACCATGCTCAAAAACATGGAGCACCGCGGCGCTACCGGCAGCGACCCCGAGACCGGCGACGGCGCCGGCATCTTAGTGCAGTTGCCCCATGAATTTTTCAGAAAAGAATTAGCGGAATTCGCCATCACGCTCCCTCCTTTGGGTTCTTACGGCGTGGGCATGGTCTTTTTTCCGCAGGTTTATGAAGTCCGGGAGAAAGCCCGCAAAGTATTAAATGCCTGCCTCCGCAACCTGGGCCTGAGTTTGATTGGCTACCGCCTGGTACCGGTGAACGGCCAGGTGCCCGGCCACGGTGCTAAAGCCGTGGAGCCTTACATTGAGCAGGTATTTGTGCAGCCCATTGACCCGTCCATCAAAGGCGATGACCTGGAACGCAAGCTGTTTGTGCTCCGCAACCTCATCAGCAACGAAACCAAGAAAAACGTACGCGGCGAGAACGGCTTGTTCTACATCGCCAGTTTCTCCAGCCGCACCATCATCTACAAAGGCCAGCTCAAGACAGATCAGCTGGAGAAATATTACCATGACCTGCGCCACCCCGAGTTTAAATCGGCGATAGCCGTGGTGCACTCGCGTTTCTCCACCAATACCTTCCCTAACTGGCGCCTGGCCCAGCCGTTCCGGTTCATTGCCCACAACGGTGAGATTAACACCATTAGGGGGAACGTGAACAAAATGAAGTCAAAGGAAGCACTCATGTCCTCTCCGCTGTTCACCGCCGAGGAGATGAAGTGGCTCATCCCTATCACCAACCCAGAGGATTCTGACTCGGCTAACCTGGATGCCCTGGTGGAGCTCTTGACGCTTTCTGGCCGCCCCCTGCCCCACGTGATGATGATGCTGGTGCCCGAGGCCTGGCAGGACAATCCCCACATGGACACCTACCGCAAGGCCTTCTACAAATTCCACGCGTCTCTCATGGAGCCATGGGATGGTCCTGCCGCCCTTTTCTTCACCGATGGCACCCAGATTGGCGCCACTTTGGACCGCAACGGCCTGCGCCCCGTGCGCTACTGCGTGACCAAACAAGGACGCCTGATCATGGCTTCAGAGGCCGGTGCGCTGAGCGTGGACCCCAAAGACGTGATCAAACGTGGCCGCCTGCAGCCCGGTAAAATGCTCCTGGCCGATATTTCCCAGAACCGCATTTTTGAGGACGAGGAAATCAAGGAACTGGTCTGCAATGACAAACCGTACTATGACTGGATCCAGAAAAACCGGATAAAGCTCCGCCTTCGGCCAGAACCGAAAGTATTGCTCCAACCCTGCTCACCGGAAGACCTGCGCCAGCGCCAGAAAGCGTTCGGCTATACCCGCGAGGACCTAAAAATGCTGGTGGAGCCCATGACCGCCACCGGCTATGAGCCCGTGGGCAGCATGGGCTCAGACACGCCCTTGGCCGTTTTATCAAGACAGAGCCAGCATGTGGCCAATTACTTCAAACAATTCTTCGCGCAGGTAAGCAATCCGCCCATTGACTCCATCCGGGAACGGTTGGTGATGTCGCTTTTCACCCGCGTGGGCGAATCGCAGAATATCCTGGCGGAAACCGAAGCCCACACGCGGCAAATCCATATTTCACAGCCGGTCCTGGACCCGGTGGAATTCCAGAAGTTGGTGTTCCTTAAGGAAGAAGGCTTTGAGCATGAACTGATTGACGCCACTTTTTCCATTAGGGAAACCGGCAACCTGCAACTGGAGATTGACCGCATCTGCGCCGAGGCGGAAAGAGCGGTACGAGCGGGCAAGAAAATCCTGATCATCTCTAACCGTAAGATTGAAGTCCAGCGGGCCGCCATTCCGTCTTTGTTGGCCGTAGGCGCCGTGCACCATCATCTAATTGAGAAACGCCTACGCACTAAAGCCGGTCTGGTGGTTGAGGCCGGCGATGCCTGGGAAACTCACCATTTCGCTACTATTATTGGTTACGGAGCCAGCGCGGTGTATCCGTTCCTGATCTATGACACCATCAAGAGCCTGCATGATCAGCACAAACTAGACAATGCGCAGCCTTATACCGCGTACTTTGACAATTTCATCAAAGCGGTAGACAACGGTTTGCTCAAAATTCTGTCCAAAATGGGCATCAGCACGCTGCAGTCATACCAAAGCTCCCAGATCTTCGAGATTTTGGGCCTGGGCCAAGAAGTGATTGAGAAATGTTTCAAAGGCACCGTTAATCGGCTGGAAGGCCTAAACTTTGAAGACCTGGAACGTGAAACCCTCACCAAACACCAAAGTGCGTACCCAGACCTGGAGAACTTGCTGGAGTCCGGCGGTTTCTACCAATGGCGGCGTGACGGCGAAGAACATATGCTCTCGCCCAAGGTGATCCATTTGCTTCAAAAATCCACGAGGCTCAATGATTTTCTCCTATATAAAGAGTATTCCAAGGCCATCCGGGAGCACCACCAATCCACCATCACGCTCCGCAATTTGTTTGAGTTCCGGAAACGGCAGTCGGTGCCCTTGGATGAAGTAGAACCGGTATCGGCTATTCTAAAGCGTTTCGCTACGGGAGCCATGTCGTTTGGTTCTATCTCTTATGAAGCGCACAGCACCCTGGCCGTGGCCATGAACCGCATTGGCGGCAAGAGCAACAGCGGCGAGGGCGGCGAAGACGAAGCCCGCTACATCAAACGCCCCAACGGAGATTCTGAGCGCTCACGGGTGAAACAAGTGGCCTCCGGCCGATTTGGCGTGACCAGTCACTATTTGGCCAACGCCGATGAAATCCAGATCAAGATTGCGCAGGGTGCCAAACCCGGCGAGGGCGGACAGTTGCCCGGCCACAAGGTTGACCACTGGATTGCCCGCGTGCGCTGCTCCACGCCCGGTGTGGGCTTGATTTCGCCTCCGCCCCACCATGACATCTACTCCATTGAGGATCTTAAACAATTGATCTTTGACGTAAAGAATGCCAACCCCAAAGCACGCATCAACGTGAAATTGGTGGCCGAGGCGGGCGTAGGTACCATCGCCTCCGGTGTGGCCAAAGCCAAAGCTGATGCCATCATGATTTCCGGCGCCGATGGAGGTACGGGCGCAAGTCCGCTGAGTTCTATCCGGCACACCGGTCTGCCCTGGGAAATTGGCTTAGCCGAGGCGCACCAGACGCTTATCAAAAACAACCTCCGCAGCCGCGTAACTTTGCAAACCGATGGTAAAATACTGACAGGGTATGACCTGGCGGTAGCCACGCTTTTAGGAGCCGAGGAATACGGTGTAGCCACGGCCGCCCTGATTGTGGAAGGCTGCGTGATGATGCGTAAGTGCCATTTAAATACCTGCCCGGTCGGCATCGCTACGCAAAACCCGGAATTACGCGCCCTTTTCACCGGAGACCCGGACCACGTAGTGAACTTGTTCACGTTCCTAGCCATGGAACTGCGGCAGATCATGGCCTCACTAGGTTTCCGGACCATCAACGAGATGGTGGGCCAATCGCAGATTCTAAAGATCAGAACCGACCTGAACCACTGGAAATTGAAAAACCTGGACCTCTCTCCCATCCTGCACCAGGAATACGTGCCGCGCAACGTGGGCACCTACAAGCAGATTGAACAGGACCACGAGATAGCCAAAGTGCTGGACAAAAAACTGATCCGAGACCTGAAGAAAGGCAACACCGATGTGGAATACCGAATCATCAACGTGGACCGGTCGGTGGGAACCATGCTGTCCTATGAGATCTCCAGGACCTTCGGGAAGCACGGTCTACCGGAAGATTCATTTAAGACCACGTTCTATGGGTCGGCGGGGCAAAGCTTTGGGGCGTTTTTGGCCCCGGGCCTTTCTTTCCGGTTGCGCGGCGAGGCCAATGACTACCTGGGCAAAGGCCTTTCCGGGGGCAAACTGATTATCCAGCCTTTTCAGAAAACGCAGTACCTCGCGCATGAGCACATCATCATCGGCAACGTAGCCTTATATGGAGCCACGTCCGGCAAAGTGTATATCAACGGTTTGGCTGGTGAGCGGTTCTGCGTGCGGAACTCCGGGGCCGAGGCCGTAGTAGAAGGTATTGGCGACCACGGCTGCGAGTACATGACCGGCGGCAAAGTGCTGGTGCTGGGCGAAATCGGGAAAAATTTTGCAGCCGGTATGAGCGGCGGCATGGCCTACCTCTACGCCCCAGACCCAGCCCACGTGGACCAGTGCAACCTGGACATGGTAGGCCTGGAAACTCCTGACGCCGGGGATTTTGTCTGGATTGAGCAGAAACTGCAGGAACACGTGGCTTACACGGGCAGCGTGCTGGCACAGGAGTTCTTGGCCAATTGGGACACGCACCGCGCCCATTTTGTAAAAGTAATGCCGCATGACCTGAAAAAGGCCTTGCAAGAAATAGAATTGGAAACAGAAAAAGCATTGGTGTAA
- a CDS encoding glutamate synthase subunit beta: MGKADGFLKFNRELPGTRDPKARVNDSNEIYLPFPEEKTKIQATRCMDCGIPFCHNGCPLGNLIPDFNDAVSEGDWERAIRVLYSTNNFPEFTGRICPAPCESSCVLSINKPAVAIEHIEKAIAEKSFELGLVKPNPPLQRTGKKVAIVGSGPAGLAAAAQLNQAGHKVTVYEKDEKAGGLLRYGIPDFKLEKWTIDRRLAILEEEGIKFKYNQRIGEETTLKKLYRKYDAVLLAIGSTKPRAIAIPGNHLKGIHFAMDYLGLHNRRVDGAQIAPENDINAFGKHVLVIGGGDTGSDCVGTANRHFAKSITQLQYRYMPSTQRHPNNPWPEEPVTFSTSSSHEEGCERSYGWLNKEFIADENGHVKGLRVVELEWKNQSEYTEKPNSERILPCDLALIAIGYERPEHDAFSANFKFEYDRRGNFKLQDWQTNVPGIFSAGDACRGQSLVVWAISDGREAARAIDVYLMGTSDLPSKELSKYQLL, from the coding sequence ATGGGAAAAGCAGACGGATTCCTGAAATTTAACCGTGAACTGCCGGGCACCCGCGACCCCAAAGCCCGGGTGAACGACTCTAACGAGATCTACCTTCCCTTTCCAGAAGAGAAAACCAAGATCCAGGCCACGCGCTGCATGGACTGCGGCATTCCCTTTTGCCACAACGGCTGCCCGCTGGGCAACCTGATCCCGGATTTCAACGATGCCGTGTCTGAAGGCGATTGGGAACGGGCCATAAGAGTCTTGTACAGCACCAACAACTTTCCGGAGTTTACGGGCCGTATTTGCCCGGCTCCCTGTGAGAGCAGCTGCGTCTTGTCCATCAACAAACCGGCCGTGGCCATTGAGCACATTGAAAAGGCCATCGCGGAGAAATCCTTTGAGTTGGGCTTGGTGAAACCGAATCCACCGCTACAGCGCACCGGCAAAAAAGTGGCCATTGTAGGTTCCGGTCCGGCTGGTTTGGCGGCGGCCGCTCAGTTGAACCAGGCGGGCCACAAAGTGACAGTGTATGAGAAAGACGAGAAAGCCGGTGGCCTGCTACGCTACGGCATTCCGGATTTCAAGCTGGAGAAATGGACCATTGACCGCCGGCTGGCTATTCTGGAAGAGGAGGGCATCAAATTCAAGTATAACCAGCGTATTGGTGAGGAAACCACCCTCAAGAAACTGTACCGGAAGTATGATGCCGTGCTGCTGGCCATCGGGTCTACCAAGCCGCGGGCCATCGCCATCCCGGGCAACCATTTAAAAGGCATTCACTTCGCGATGGATTACCTGGGTTTGCACAACCGGCGGGTGGACGGCGCTCAGATTGCCCCTGAAAACGACATCAACGCCTTCGGGAAACACGTTCTGGTGATTGGCGGCGGCGATACGGGCTCAGACTGTGTGGGCACGGCCAACCGGCATTTTGCCAAGTCCATCACGCAGTTGCAATACCGCTACATGCCCAGCACCCAACGCCACCCCAACAATCCCTGGCCCGAGGAACCGGTTACGTTTTCAACGTCCTCCTCGCATGAGGAAGGCTGTGAGCGGAGCTATGGCTGGCTCAACAAAGAATTTATTGCCGATGAAAACGGGCACGTAAAGGGCTTGCGCGTAGTTGAATTAGAATGGAAAAACCAGTCTGAATACACGGAGAAACCCAACAGCGAACGTATTTTGCCTTGTGATCTGGCTTTAATTGCCATAGGCTACGAACGCCCGGAGCACGATGCTTTCTCAGCCAACTTCAAATTTGAGTACGACCGCCGCGGCAACTTTAAACTCCAGGACTGGCAAACCAACGTGCCTGGCATTTTCTCCGCCGGAGATGCCTGCCGCGGGCAATCCCTGGTAGTGTGGGCTATCTCAGACGGCCGCGAAGCCGCCCGGGCCATTGACGTATATTTAATGGGCACCTCAGATTTACCCAGTAAGGAGTTGTCTAAGTACCAGTTGCTGTAG